The Desulfatiglans sp. genome includes the window ATAGGTTTGTCCTCCTTTTGCTTTTGGGAATTCGTTTTGTCTGGTAACTTAACGATCTCCCATAAGGAGGACTTTTTCAATATCAAAATTCATTAACTAAAAACCGTTTTTGGACAAGAGTGATTTTAAATAAAAGTTGGGTTGCTTCGCTTAACCCAACCTACACTTTTCAAACTATCTCATGTATACATTAACCAGTAAGAGGAATTATATGAACACAAACAATCCGTTTAGCAAACAAGCTGCAAAAGCAAGTTGGGCGGCAGCATTACTTGCCCTTGGCGTGATGATCTTTACTAGTGGACTGTCCAAGTCCAATCCTGAGGCATACAAAATGATATCAATGGCAACCCCTCTTATATTTATTCTAGGGCTTGGGTTGGGTGTATTCGCACTTTTTGGTATCAATAAATATGGTAAGGAAGGAATTCTTATACCGAGCATTGTAGGTATTTGTTTAAATGGTGGCTTATTAGGCTTAGTACTTATGATCGCAGTAGCGGCATTTAAACGAGCAGTTGGTTAACCACTTTTTTGACTCAGATTCGTGGAAAGTATGCCATCCGGTAAGCACTGGCATTTAATCCATAAGGAACTAATATCATGCTTATTCGCTTGTTGTGTATTGTAATGCTAATGCTTTTGTTTCCCTGCTATGGATTTTCCCAGGAGAAGGTTAAAACTATTGGTGTATTTGTTGCCCTAGCAGACAATGAGCATCAAGGGATTGTTAAGGTTCCCGATGCTGTCGGTAAAGGGGATGACCCTGATAAAAACTTATACTGGGGTACGGCTGATGGCCTGAAGGGATTCTTCGGGCGCAGCAAAGATTGGAAAAAAATACAAACCAACAATACAAACACCAATGGCTCTATTCTCCGAACAATGGTTTTTAAACATACACGGCATCAAGTGGTATTGAATGCGTTTGCATATAAAGGCGAGGCAATATCGAAATGTATTCAAGCGTTTGAAATGGCTATTTCATCAGGGACATACGATATGGTGGTCTATATCGGGCACAATGGATTAATGGATTTCACCCTTCCTATGCCAAATAAAAACAGAGATCAGGTCAAGACCCCTGATTGCGTTGTCTTATGCTGCAAGAGTGAAGAGTATTTTAAAAAACGTATTATTTCTGCAGGCGGTCGTCCTATTTTGCTAACCACTCAGTTCATGTATCCCGGAGCATTCATTCTTCATGCCATAGTTGATGATTGGATTTCAGGTAAATCTCTTAATACAATAAGATCAAGTGCAGGGGCGGCCTATGCAAAAAATCAGAATATTTCAAAGAAAGCGGGGACAGGAGTTTTTACAGAAATCATAAAAAATAATGATCGGGTAGAAAACTAAACCGGGTACTTAGGGACAGAAAAACCAAAATACTATTCACCACAGAGAGCACTGAGGAAAGTATTTATTATATTTCAATTTCAATAATAATTTTTTGCTTTTCCTGGCGCCCTTTGCGTCTTTGCGGTTCAATTTTAGCCACTGCCACCTCAACCATACAGGAACACATCCGCGGTCGCCAAGGCTAATTCTGGCCAGGGAGGGCACGGAGAAACCAAAGGCAGGTTGGTTTGCTTGGCTTAACCCTCCTTACGATTTGAAAGGAAAGGGTCGGGCGTGTCATACATTTATTAAATTTCGTCTATAATGTAACTTCTTATATTACTGTATTACCAATTAGTAAATAGATCAGATAAAAACAGTATAAGAACAGGAAAATAGAACCCTCCCACCTTTCAAGTTTATTTTCCTTTCCGGTAAAAACAAATATAAACAGCATCAGGCTGGAAACAATATTAACAATCATATCGGTGTTTGATATTGGCAAAACTCTGACTGGAGATATGACCGCGGACAAACCGAGTATCAGAAAAATATTGAAGATATTTGATCCTACGACATTCCCGATTGCTATATCGACATTTCTCTTCATTGCCGCGGTTATGGATGTTGCAAGCTCAGGTAATGATGTGCCGATAGAAATTATGGTAAGGGCGATTATACGTTCGGATATATTCAGCAGCCGGGCAAATTCTACTGAGTATACCACTATAACTCTTCCCCCAATCACCAGTAATACTAAACCAATTAATATGCCGATAATCGACTTCCTGATGGTATAATCTTTAATCCGCATATCTTCATCGTCATTTCCTGCCTTTGCAAGTTTTATATTGTAACCAAGGAATACCAGGAAAAAAAGCAGGAATACCATGCCATCAACCCTTGATATCCCTGACCATACTGCATTATCAAAAAGGATATCATTTGATGTAACTATTACCAGTAGTGCAGAAAGCAGGGCCAGTGGAATTTCTATCCATGTTGTATTTGATTTTACTGACAAAGGATAAACAATAGCGGATATACCCAATATGCCCAGTATATTAAAAATATTACTGCCTATTATGTTACCCATGACAATGTCTGTATCGTTGTTTATGGCTGCAAACAGGTTTACTACAAGCTCAGGCGAAGATGTCCCGAACGCGACGATTGTTAAACCTATAACGATATTGGGAATATCAAGTCTCTTTGCCAGGGCAGAGGCGCTGTCAACCAGTATATGTGCGCCCCATATAAGAGGGAAAAAACCTATAATAGTGAACAAAAGATATAGCATGATGTTTTTTAAAGTCGTCTTTTAATGCATATTTTCATGATCAATGTTTAAGGATTCGATTTCTACATTCTTAAACTCAAGCTGTCAATTTATTTTGCGGTGCCTCTATAGATAGGCTGGGTTTAAATCCAATAGTTTTTATTAGCCAATATAGATGCACCATTATCTGAAATGAATGTTGAGTTGCCTCGCTAAACCAGGCGATTTCGATTTCGGAGTACTGATATCGATTTAACTGACAATCTATCTTACCCTGATCTGGTTAAATAGGGGGTTTTGTCTTTGTATTCATCAACCTAATGTCCTGTTTAATTGGCGGGAATTGAATATTATAAGTTTTTAACTCAGAATTAACAGTGCAACAAATACAAGCATATGTCCCCTGTTGACGACTACCAGATTTTCTTTGACATGCCATCTCAATTACTTTAGACCACAAAGAGACATATTATGGATGAAGGTTTCAGAGATCATCGATTAGCCAAGTCTTATTTTTAAGCTTTACTCTGATGGCTTTTAGCTTTAATCATAAACGAGCGTTTAGGGATGGAGACCAATTAGCGTTTATTCGCGGTTTACATTGGCTGGGAGCCATATACATGATTAACCACCCGGCATATTTATGGAGGCCTTTATGGGTAGCCTTGAATTTTCAGTCCCATATAATAATGACCCTGATACACTTGCAGAGGTTTTTAAATGGAAGGATAACAATGCAAACAGGATAAGAGAGATATATCTTTCAGGTCCGCAGGAATTTGCAGGTTCAGGCAGGATATCCAAAGCACAGACATTTGATGATTTTTCAGATGTAGTTAAAAGAGTTCATGATGAAGGCATACGTGTTAACCTGCTTATGAATTCCGTATGTGAAGGGGCAGACTGGTACTCATCAGGAATGTTAAACAGCACAATTGCCTACCTGAAAAGGGTATTTGAGGTCTGCCACGTTGAGGCCATTACCATTGCAAATCCTATGTACATAAGGGAGATAAGAAGGCATTTTCCTGAAATTGAAATCTGCGCCTCTGTGCTCGCGGATATTGACTGTATTGATAAGGCCATGATCTATAAAAAGGCAGGCGCTGATTCATTTACGCCTGATGTTAATATCAATCGTAATCTAAGACTCCTTAAAAGGATAAAAGAAAAGACAGCTCTTGAAATAAAGCTGATGGTGAATGAGGGATGCCTGTTTAAATGCCCTTTCCGCAAATTTCATTTCAACTATATCTCTCACAGGTCAAGGAATCCTGGTGCAGAAGGTAACAGGCCAGAGGATAATGTCTTCAGCCTGAACTGTATACAGGTTTCAAAGAGTGACCCTTCTCAACTGATCAAGTCAGGGTGGATCAGGCCTGAAGACCTTGAGGAATATGGAGATATATCAATATTTTTCAAGCTTGTGGGCAGAACAAGTTCCAGGAATATGATTTTGCGCACGCTAAAGGCATATATGGGGCAGAGTTGGGATGGCGACCTGCTGGAGCTTATGGCAGGAAATCTCTATTCATGCGGCATATCTAACCTCCTGTACCTTGATAACCGCGGCCTTGATAATGAAGGATTTTTTGAAAAGGTTACATCATGCGATCATGAGTGTATTGACTGCAATTACTGTAACGAGCTTGCAGGTAAATTGATTAAGCGCGGGGTCATGACCCATGAAAAGGCAAAGGATATGGGGATGGAATAGCGGGGTATATATTAATATCCATCTTCTCTAATCCAAATCGAAATCGCTATCGAAATCGTCATCGAAATCGATTTTGAATATGTTGGAGAATCCGATTTCGATTTAAATCAAAAATCCGAT containing:
- a CDS encoding calcium/sodium antiporter, with protein sequence MLYLLFTIIGFFPLIWGAHILVDSASALAKRLDIPNIVIGLTIVAFGTSSPELVVNLFAAINNDTDIVMGNIIGSNIFNILGILGISAIVYPLSVKSNTTWIEIPLALLSALLVIVTSNDILFDNAVWSGISRVDGMVFLLFFLVFLGYNIKLAKAGNDDEDMRIKDYTIRKSIIGILIGLVLLVIGGRVIVVYSVEFARLLNISERIIALTIISIGTSLPELATSITAAMKRNVDIAIGNVVGSNIFNIFLILGLSAVISPVRVLPISNTDMIVNIVSSLMLFIFVFTGKENKLERWEGSIFLFLYCFYLIYLLIGNTVI